The DNA sequence GAAATGCACCAAAAATTAAAGACAAAATCAAAGACACCCTCAAGACAGTAGCGCGTAGGAAACAATCCTACCTCAACATGAGGGTTGGCGCCTGATTTTTGGGCATTCGCCAAATCTTATGCAACTTGCACCCCGATGATGGAAAAACTAAATTTACCCTCCTTCCCTTTTGAGATTCGGGAAGCATCGGGGCGCAAGTTACTTTTTGACCCCCTTCGTAAAAAAGAGGTCGTCCTTACTCCTGAAGAATGGGTAAGGCAACACTTCGTACAATACCTTATCCAACAATGCCAATACCCCTCGGCGCTTATTTCAATGGAAAGCGGCCTGAAATACCACGGCATACAAAAACGCTCAGACATCCTGATTTATGACCGCAATGGCGCTCCGTTTCTGTTGGTAGAATGCAAAGCACCGAAAATCAAGCTCGACG is a window from the Persicobacter psychrovividus genome containing:
- a CDS encoding type I restriction enzyme HsdR N-terminal domain-containing protein; this encodes MMEKLNLPSFPFEIREASGRKLLFDPLRKKEVVLTPEEWVRQHFVQYLIQQCQYPSALISMESGLKYHGIQKRSDILIYDRNGAPFLLVECKAPKIKLDAKVVQQAATYNQSLRAPYIAITNGLQHGCMHCTPEGSKWISGFPPFPK